From Thalassoglobus sp. JC818, the proteins below share one genomic window:
- a CDS encoding DUF1552 domain-containing protein, whose amino-acid sequence MSKRIYFGRGLKLNRRSILRGAGVAISLPWLTAMEKAFADSSTPRQPRRFVAMTLGLGLLGENLNPKDSGFGYTASPYLKQLEDIRNKFTVVSGSSHPEVSGGHRAEASLLSAQPMGGNGQGKNTISLDQYMSKFLGHQTRFPSLVLASSGTNSPCYTENGSMIPAEDSPSRLFEQLFVDDSPAERENQAQRIREGRSIMDLVMDDSKRLSRQLGRGDQRRLDEYLTSVRDLEYRLAANEEWAKLPKPKVDAKKPVDIRNANDFIGIQKLMADMVRLAIQTDSTRFITYHLGGSGGVVPLDGVDEGYHSLSHHGLDEEKLSQLAIVEAAIIGAWGDFLRDLQSVDEDGESLLDRTSVFLTSNLGNASNHSNQNMPVLLAGGKFRHGQHLAFDQKNNYPLTNLYVSMLQQVGLATDHFKTSSGTMTGLDFT is encoded by the coding sequence ATGAGTAAACGAATCTATTTCGGACGCGGGCTGAAACTCAATCGACGCTCCATCTTGCGTGGTGCCGGCGTCGCCATCAGTCTGCCCTGGCTGACCGCCATGGAGAAAGCGTTTGCTGACTCGAGCACACCTCGCCAGCCTCGACGCTTCGTCGCAATGACTCTTGGCCTGGGGCTTCTCGGTGAGAATCTGAACCCCAAAGATTCCGGATTCGGCTACACCGCCAGCCCGTATCTCAAACAGCTCGAAGACATCCGCAACAAGTTCACCGTTGTGTCGGGATCCTCGCATCCAGAAGTGAGCGGAGGACACCGCGCCGAAGCGAGCCTGTTGTCAGCGCAACCGATGGGTGGAAATGGACAGGGCAAGAACACCATTTCTCTCGATCAGTACATGTCCAAATTCCTTGGACACCAAACCCGGTTCCCTTCACTGGTTCTCGCCAGCAGCGGAACCAACAGCCCCTGTTACACCGAAAACGGGTCGATGATTCCCGCCGAGGACTCTCCTTCCCGGTTGTTCGAGCAACTCTTCGTTGACGACAGCCCGGCTGAGCGAGAAAACCAAGCTCAGCGAATTCGTGAGGGACGCAGCATCATGGATCTCGTCATGGACGATTCCAAACGACTGTCGCGTCAGCTTGGTCGAGGTGATCAACGACGGCTCGATGAGTACCTCACGAGTGTCCGTGATCTCGAGTATCGACTCGCAGCAAATGAAGAATGGGCGAAACTTCCCAAGCCGAAAGTTGATGCGAAAAAACCGGTCGACATTCGTAACGCGAATGACTTCATCGGAATTCAGAAGCTCATGGCAGACATGGTTCGTCTGGCCATTCAAACGGACTCAACTCGCTTCATCACCTATCATCTGGGGGGTTCAGGCGGAGTCGTTCCGCTTGATGGAGTCGACGAAGGTTATCACTCTCTCAGTCACCACGGGCTGGATGAAGAAAAGCTCTCGCAGTTGGCGATTGTCGAAGCTGCCATTATTGGTGCTTGGGGAGACTTCCTGCGAGACCTTCAGTCCGTCGACGAAGATGGCGAAAGCCTGCTCGACCGGACGTCTGTCTTTCTGACAAGCAACCTTGGAAACGCATCCAATCACAGCAACCAAAACATGCCAGTCTTACTTGCTGGTGGAAAATTCCGACACGGCCAGCACTTGGCATTCGATCAGAAGAACAACTATCCGCTCACGAATCTCTATGTGAGCATGCTTCAGCAGGTTGGTCTCGCAACAGATCACTTCAAGACCAGTTCCGGAACAATGACAGGACTCGACTTCACTTAA
- a CDS encoding DUF1643 domain-containing protein produces the protein MSIVEKKHEAEGVRSVAIYSECEQFRYTLTRTWNRPVQRRVAFIGLNPSTATELQNDPTVARCIQFARDWEFDEMTMLNAFAFRATDPKVMKKHECPVGIDNDRYIQKVVQRSDLIICCWGTHATHLDRSRELLEKLEQWKCSLHCLKLTKAGLPGHPLYLKRSSVPLQLASSE, from the coding sequence ATGTCGATTGTTGAAAAAAAGCACGAAGCAGAAGGTGTTCGGAGCGTCGCAATTTACTCGGAATGCGAGCAATTTCGGTACACCTTAACCCGCACATGGAACCGGCCAGTTCAACGACGAGTGGCATTCATTGGTCTGAACCCGTCGACCGCCACGGAGTTGCAGAACGACCCGACTGTCGCTCGATGTATCCAGTTTGCCAGGGACTGGGAGTTTGACGAAATGACTATGCTGAACGCGTTTGCGTTTCGGGCGACTGATCCTAAAGTGATGAAGAAGCACGAGTGTCCGGTCGGGATCGACAACGACCGGTACATCCAGAAAGTCGTTCAGCGGAGCGATCTGATCATCTGCTGCTGGGGAACACATGCGACTCATTTGGATCGGAGCCGGGAACTCCTCGAGAAGCTTGAGCAATGGAAGTGTTCTCTCCATTGCCTGAAGTTGACGAAGGCTGGCCTTCCCGGTCATCCCCTCTATTTGAAGAGATCATCGGTTCCGTTGCAGCTGGCTTCTTCCGAGTGA
- the rimO gene encoding 30S ribosomal protein S12 methylthiotransferase RimO has protein sequence MVDLPIIDVPSPDSGTVTDEAGYSKGTYAFVSLGCPKNLVDSEKMLGSLALDGYSLVSQPDLADFVIVNTCGFIDESRKESKAVIQEMLDLKKSGKTKGVIVAGCLPERVGGTLLDEMPDIDHIVGVFGRDEITRVADRLVGGHREQRELFRPAAVKALDDRARLRITPSHFAYLKISEGCDRTCTFCSIPSMRGKHVTKPIEMVVEEARELVEDGVRELILVAQDTTYYGMDLYGEVRLVQLLQELEKVEGIDWIRLMYLYPVNFTDQLIDTIAASSRVLPYLDMPLQHINSKVLKRMQRRVNRDKTIELVEKLRSRIDNLVLRTTFVVGFPGETDEQFEELNQFVADTRFERMGVFPYSLEPGTPAVKLDGHLPEEVKTARQQKLMQTQQSIAFDFGKSLVDYELDCIIDGPTDTPGVWVGRIFADAPEIDGNVFIESDDLTPGDMVPVTIVEARDYDLVGVLSDDESEDEIVSG, from the coding sequence ATGGTCGATCTTCCAATCATCGATGTTCCAAGTCCTGATTCAGGCACAGTTACGGACGAAGCTGGGTACTCGAAGGGGACCTATGCATTTGTCAGTTTGGGATGCCCCAAAAACCTCGTTGACAGCGAGAAGATGCTTGGATCGCTGGCGCTGGACGGCTACTCGCTCGTCTCTCAACCCGACCTGGCGGACTTCGTCATCGTGAACACATGCGGATTCATCGATGAGTCGCGTAAGGAATCCAAAGCTGTCATTCAGGAGATGCTCGACCTGAAGAAGTCCGGAAAGACGAAGGGAGTCATCGTCGCTGGGTGTCTTCCAGAACGTGTCGGTGGAACTCTTCTCGACGAGATGCCCGACATTGACCATATCGTCGGGGTTTTTGGTCGAGATGAAATCACCCGCGTCGCTGACAGGCTGGTGGGTGGACATCGCGAACAACGAGAACTGTTTCGGCCCGCTGCTGTTAAAGCACTTGATGACCGCGCCCGACTTCGAATCACACCGTCGCACTTTGCCTACCTGAAGATCTCAGAAGGTTGCGATCGGACTTGCACGTTCTGTTCGATTCCAAGCATGCGCGGCAAGCACGTCACAAAGCCGATCGAAATGGTTGTGGAAGAGGCTCGTGAACTCGTCGAGGATGGAGTCCGCGAACTGATTCTTGTCGCTCAAGACACGACCTACTATGGAATGGATCTTTACGGAGAAGTTCGCCTCGTCCAACTGCTTCAGGAGCTTGAGAAAGTCGAGGGGATCGACTGGATCCGCTTGATGTACTTGTACCCGGTGAACTTCACGGACCAGCTGATCGACACCATTGCAGCATCTTCACGTGTTCTGCCGTACCTCGATATGCCTCTCCAGCATATCAACAGCAAGGTCCTGAAACGGATGCAGCGACGTGTCAACCGAGACAAGACGATCGAGCTCGTCGAGAAACTCCGCAGCCGGATTGACAATCTTGTGCTTCGCACAACATTCGTGGTCGGTTTCCCGGGTGAGACCGACGAACAATTTGAAGAGCTCAATCAGTTCGTCGCTGATACTCGCTTTGAACGCATGGGTGTCTTTCCCTATTCACTGGAACCGGGAACGCCGGCCGTCAAGCTGGATGGCCATCTTCCGGAAGAGGTCAAGACAGCCCGTCAGCAGAAACTGATGCAGACACAGCAAAGCATCGCGTTCGACTTCGGGAAGTCGCTCGTTGACTATGAACTTGACTGCATTATTGACGGCCCGACTGACACTCCCGGAGTCTGGGTAGGTCGCATCTTCGCCGATGCTCCGGAAATCGATGGAAACGTCTTCATCGAATCCGATGATCTGACACCAGGAGATATGGTGCCGGTCACAATTGTCGAAGCTCGTGACTACGATCTTGTCGGCGTTCTTTCCGACGACGAATCCGAAGACGAAATTGTTTCCGGTTAG
- the pgsA gene encoding CDP-diacylglycerol--glycerol-3-phosphate 3-phosphatidyltransferase — MTDEVETSNESPVTAREESLNIPNLITFSRLILSFVVLALIDFTDYWLLTTAIFVIAAATDYVDGYLARKWNQVTVLGRIMDPFVDKVIVGGTLIFLTAHPDSGICPWTTFIVIGREMFVTGLRSVLEGHGIDFSAKWSGKLKMIIQSVTIPLCLASMSPALMEFLGQYAELFVSVRDWMIIAMVLITLYSGAEYTWRGMALMAQQKSTPEK; from the coding sequence ATGACGGACGAGGTGGAAACGTCGAACGAGTCGCCGGTGACTGCTCGGGAAGAATCACTGAACATCCCGAACCTGATCACCTTTTCGAGACTGATTCTTTCGTTCGTCGTTCTGGCACTCATTGACTTCACGGACTACTGGCTTCTGACGACAGCAATTTTCGTCATCGCTGCAGCCACCGACTATGTCGACGGCTATCTGGCCAGAAAATGGAATCAGGTTACGGTTCTTGGCCGCATCATGGACCCCTTCGTCGACAAAGTCATTGTCGGCGGAACATTGATCTTCCTGACAGCTCATCCCGACAGCGGCATCTGTCCATGGACGACGTTTATTGTGATCGGTCGCGAGATGTTTGTGACCGGTCTGCGATCTGTCCTCGAAGGCCACGGAATCGACTTCTCAGCGAAATGGAGCGGCAAGCTGAAGATGATCATTCAGTCGGTCACCATCCCGCTTTGCCTTGCGTCCATGAGTCCAGCACTCATGGAATTTCTCGGTCAATACGCAGAGCTGTTCGTTTCCGTTCGAGACTGGATGATCATCGCAATGGTTTTGATCACGCTCTATTCAGGAGCTGAATACACCTGGAGAGGCATGGCGTTGATGGCCCAACAGAAGTCGACTCCAGAGAAGTAA